A single Desulfitobacterium chlororespirans DSM 11544 DNA region contains:
- the mutL gene encoding DNA mismatch repair endonuclease MutL, with the protein MTAKIHILDIQAANQIAAGEVVERPVSVVKELIENALDAQATQIEVIIEGSGVERIRVQDNGQGISAEDLPLTVLRHATSKIRTIDDLNRLRTLGFRGEALPSIASVSRLEIISRPPEEISGRVLRIQGGEQLEFSETGCPPGTTITVDDLFYNTPARRKFLKSKNTEFGQISDLIGRLSLARPDVSFTLKHPKILVLQTPGKGNLLESIGAVLGQATARRLLPLSCSLGDWQLEGYISPPDLVRSTKQGETLIVNERIIRSNSISRAISEGYHTLIPAKLYPITILKLHIPPHEYDVNVHPTKMEIRFHKEKELMEFIAEGVRRTLLQARPIAPFVKVKNSPSYKESLPSGDNGDRPVQAALNFASKSPHSPSQGKTIPIPYKHSNLPPLGLVKGLSASQRDYELNADNEFKTGHELKAHEFAGTAKLPIKNLNPQEARPVSEHKIFLESQEPFQVTPLKADTLEPNLSLEPILSLESDIFSGSDTFGRADAHLEEEEVGAGSTAELELSVAEENYEITDEIKEQSPLLALRPVGQVFNTYILAAEGDQLVIFDQHAAHERINYERLLAEHQKNPGNSQMLLIPLTMEFTPGEEEALLEHFLLLNDMGFILEHFGTRTYLLRGIPAYSGPYQGEHLLRDFLDQVMLNHIPPTMDKLLEEWIYMLACKASIKAKENLTLFEMEQLIVQLSKTLNPYTCPHGRPTMIQLTKEELEHRFYRS; encoded by the coding sequence TTGACCGCTAAAATCCACATCCTTGATATACAAGCCGCCAATCAAATCGCCGCCGGTGAAGTGGTGGAGCGCCCTGTTTCCGTGGTAAAGGAGCTGATTGAAAACGCTCTGGATGCCCAGGCTACTCAAATCGAAGTGATCATTGAGGGAAGCGGGGTGGAAAGGATCAGGGTCCAGGATAACGGCCAGGGCATATCTGCCGAGGATCTGCCCCTGACCGTTCTCCGTCATGCCACCAGCAAAATCCGCACCATTGATGATTTGAACCGTTTACGCACCCTTGGTTTCCGCGGGGAAGCTTTACCCAGCATTGCCTCCGTTTCCAGGCTGGAAATCATCAGCCGTCCCCCTGAGGAAATTTCCGGGCGGGTATTGCGGATTCAAGGGGGAGAGCAGCTGGAGTTCTCCGAAACCGGCTGTCCGCCGGGAACCACCATTACCGTCGATGATCTGTTTTATAATACGCCCGCCCGGCGGAAATTCCTGAAATCCAAAAACACGGAATTTGGCCAAATTTCTGATCTTATCGGGCGGCTTTCCTTGGCACGGCCTGATGTTTCCTTTACCCTGAAGCATCCGAAAATCCTTGTCCTGCAAACCCCGGGCAAAGGCAATCTGCTGGAGAGCATCGGGGCAGTTCTTGGCCAAGCTACGGCCCGCCGTCTCCTGCCCCTGTCCTGCTCCCTGGGGGATTGGCAGCTGGAGGGTTATATCAGTCCGCCGGATCTGGTTCGTTCCACCAAACAAGGGGAGACCCTGATCGTCAATGAGCGGATTATCCGTTCCAACAGCATCAGCCGTGCTATTTCCGAAGGGTATCACACCTTGATTCCCGCTAAGCTTTATCCCATCACCATCTTGAAGCTGCATATCCCGCCCCATGAATACGATGTCAATGTTCATCCCACCAAAATGGAAATCCGCTTTCACAAAGAGAAAGAACTTATGGAGTTTATTGCCGAGGGAGTTCGCAGGACCCTTCTCCAGGCCCGTCCTATCGCACCCTTTGTCAAGGTCAAGAACTCCCCATCCTATAAAGAATCGCTTCCCAGCGGTGACAACGGGGACAGGCCTGTTCAGGCGGCCCTCAATTTTGCCTCTAAAAGCCCTCACAGCCCGTCTCAGGGCAAAACTATCCCCATACCTTACAAACACTCTAACCTCCCACCCTTAGGGTTGGTAAAAGGGCTTTCCGCTTCGCAAAGGGATTATGAGTTGAATGCAGACAATGAATTTAAGACGGGCCATGAACTTAAGGCGCATGAGTTTGCTGGGACAGCAAAGCTCCCCATCAAGAACTTAAATCCTCAGGAAGCGCGGCCGGTTAGTGAGCACAAAATCTTTCTTGAGTCTCAGGAACCTTTTCAAGTCACCCCTCTGAAAGCTGATACGTTAGAACCTAATCTTTCTTTAGAGCCTATTCTTTCTTTAGAATCTGATATTTTTTCAGGATCCGATACTTTTGGGAGAGCTGATGCTCATTTGGAGGAAGAAGAGGTGGGGGCAGGGTCAACCGCTGAGCTGGAACTATCCGTTGCCGAAGAGAACTATGAAATCACCGATGAAATCAAGGAGCAGAGTCCTCTTTTGGCTTTGCGGCCCGTCGGGCAGGTTTTTAATACCTATATCCTGGCTGCAGAGGGTGATCAGCTGGTTATCTTCGATCAGCATGCCGCCCATGAGCGCATTAATTACGAACGCCTGCTGGCAGAACACCAAAAAAATCCCGGCAACAGCCAAATGCTCTTGATTCCCCTGACCATGGAATTTACACCTGGGGAAGAAGAGGCTCTGCTGGAGCATTTTCTGCTGCTCAACGATATGGGATTCATCCTTGAGCACTTTGGGACACGAACCTATCTCCTGCGCGGCATCCCGGCCTATAGCGGCCCCTACCAGGGAGAGCATCTCCTGCGGGACTTTCTCGACCAGGTCATGCTCAATCACATTCCCCCCACTATGGATAAATTGTTGGAGGAGTGGATCTATATGCTGGCCTGCAAAGCATCCATTAAGGCCAAAGAGAACCTGACCCTGTTTGAAATGGAGCAGTTGATTGTTCAATTGAGTAAGACTCTGAATCCCTATACCTGTCCCCATGGCCGGCCCACCATGATTCAACTCACTAAAGAAGAGCTGGAACACCGCTTTTATCGTAGTTAG
- a CDS encoding histone deacetylase family protein, whose product MKQTGLLFFPAFDWSLGDTHPEREERLLYTQEQLFEEGVMDLPQIKHYAPGLASLKDVQRTQGIFPAPESHDLDAHLIAAGSSLVLGEAWAKKEIHNGFALVRPPGHHSGATVLGNRGFCTLNNEAILINHLRTFHGIKKVAIVDTDVHHGDGTQDIFYHDPNVLFISIHQDGRTLYPGSGFIYEKGGPNAWETTLDIPLPPGTGDEDLHHVLENWVLPRVHDFQPDLIINSAGQDNHFTDPLASMNVTARGYGRITELLNPDLAVLEGGYSIEGALPYVNLAIVLALAGEDYQGVIEPQKPRHPHSGSNAFRGFLKELKEQYRRAKPDWNIRTDSFLPEGKWIYIPHSVYYDTEGFQEGRKDWIRQCNHCGGTVLIESQHTVTGNTFALVRIPFAACEQCTQAGYDLWEHLIGRKTSVLLQDQQNNKVELWHLDKGVTHF is encoded by the coding sequence ATGAAGCAGACAGGATTATTGTTTTTCCCTGCGTTTGACTGGTCTTTAGGAGATACCCACCCGGAACGGGAAGAAAGACTTCTTTATACCCAGGAACAATTGTTTGAAGAAGGGGTTATGGATTTACCCCAGATCAAGCACTATGCTCCAGGTCTCGCTTCATTAAAGGATGTCCAACGGACCCAAGGGATTTTTCCCGCCCCGGAAAGCCATGATTTGGATGCTCATTTGATCGCCGCCGGAAGTTCTCTGGTTCTGGGTGAGGCCTGGGCCAAAAAGGAGATCCATAATGGCTTTGCCCTGGTGCGCCCGCCGGGACACCACTCCGGGGCTACGGTTTTAGGCAATCGGGGGTTCTGCACCCTGAACAATGAAGCGATCCTGATCAATCATCTCCGCACCTTCCATGGGATAAAAAAGGTGGCCATCGTGGATACGGATGTTCATCACGGGGACGGCACCCAGGATATCTTCTATCATGATCCTAATGTCCTCTTTATCTCCATTCATCAGGATGGACGGACTCTCTATCCCGGCAGCGGTTTTATCTACGAGAAAGGGGGACCCAATGCTTGGGAGACCACTTTGGATATTCCTCTGCCTCCCGGTACGGGAGACGAAGATCTTCACCATGTCCTGGAAAACTGGGTTCTCCCCCGGGTTCATGACTTTCAACCGGATCTGATCATTAATTCAGCCGGTCAGGACAATCATTTCACGGATCCTTTAGCCTCCATGAATGTGACAGCCCGAGGCTATGGGCGAATCACCGAGCTGCTCAATCCGGACTTAGCCGTCCTGGAGGGGGGCTACTCCATTGAAGGAGCTCTGCCTTATGTGAATCTGGCCATTGTCCTGGCCTTGGCGGGAGAAGACTATCAGGGAGTCATCGAGCCTCAAAAGCCCCGTCATCCCCACAGCGGTTCCAATGCCTTCCGGGGCTTCCTTAAGGAGCTGAAAGAGCAATACCGCCGGGCCAAACCAGACTGGAACATCCGCACCGACAGCTTCCTTCCCGAAGGAAAATGGATTTACATTCCTCATTCCGTATATTATGATACGGAAGGCTTCCAGGAGGGGCGTAAGGATTGGATCCGCCAGTGCAACCATTGCGGGGGAACGGTGCTCATTGAAAGCCAGCATACCGTAACCGGCAATACTTTCGCTTTAGTGCGGATTCCTTTTGCGGCCTGTGAGCAATGCACCCAGGCGGGATATGATCTATGGGAGCATTTGATCGGGCGCAAAACATCTGTATTACTCCAGGATCAACAGAACAATAAGGTTGAACTCTGGCATCTGGATAAGGGGGTAACTCATTTTTGA
- a CDS encoding hydantoinase/oxoprolinase family protein → MSYQVGIDVGGTFTDGVLIHKNNLIKKTKVPTQHDNLLDTLLHALEHLDVFKQPVEQITVSTTLVTNAILENKLPPIELFLFPGSGMRLDALPWPVPYHALMGEIDYRGREVSPPDELEWRRLCNQLDFEAVPQAAIVSKFSHRNRVLEDALAQFLSKKYPQLDIALGCEWGHANFYRRSLTTYLNTASKNLYKTFSSQLHQAVEKNGSKAEITVLKADGGILPIDQLRPVESINSGPAASVIGALAQTDPQQSFVVVDIGGTTTDIGLILSGEPLLSAQGARIGPFLTLIPTLATRSIPVGGDSAVLPAPDVPEGFTLAPYRQGPAYCLGGGYPTPTDAMRYLKRVEHGDYARAEEGLASLLPPEARNPRALQGLALKILEKFAEEVANAFSLLHKEWQEEPAYKVWEVLHPHSAKDFYIWVSGGSARGIAPSLEDKVHLPVRFTQHADVSNAIGAALARPTLSCTLHLDTTIRSYRIEEFGEQREWLGSKRPHKEVQEFLQEIARERARTIGLNLHELEFKTQPFDFFPVVKGYATVGQIIRGSVVVPPGVVGRLEV, encoded by the coding sequence ATGTCATACCAAGTTGGAATTGATGTCGGAGGGACGTTTACTGATGGGGTGCTTATTCACAAAAACAACCTAATCAAAAAAACAAAAGTTCCTACTCAACACGATAATTTATTGGACACCTTGCTCCATGCTCTGGAACATCTCGATGTCTTTAAACAGCCTGTTGAGCAGATTACAGTCAGTACTACTTTGGTGACCAATGCCATTCTGGAAAACAAATTACCCCCCATCGAGCTGTTTCTCTTTCCCGGTTCCGGGATGAGGCTGGACGCTCTACCCTGGCCGGTGCCTTATCACGCCCTTATGGGTGAAATCGACTATCGGGGCAGGGAAGTATCTCCCCCGGATGAGCTGGAGTGGCGGCGGCTTTGCAACCAGTTGGATTTTGAAGCCGTCCCCCAGGCGGCCATTGTCAGCAAGTTTTCCCACCGGAATCGGGTTCTGGAAGATGCTTTGGCTCAGTTTTTGAGCAAAAAATATCCTCAGCTGGACATTGCTTTGGGCTGCGAATGGGGGCATGCCAATTTTTACCGCCGCAGTCTCACCACCTATCTCAATACTGCCAGCAAAAATCTCTATAAAACCTTCTCCTCCCAGTTGCATCAGGCTGTAGAGAAAAACGGTTCAAAGGCTGAGATTACCGTCTTGAAAGCTGATGGGGGCATCTTGCCCATCGATCAGCTCCGTCCGGTGGAATCCATTAATTCCGGCCCCGCTGCCAGCGTCATTGGCGCCCTGGCCCAAACGGATCCCCAGCAGTCTTTTGTGGTGGTGGATATTGGCGGCACCACCACAGATATCGGCCTGATTCTATCGGGGGAACCACTTCTCAGTGCCCAGGGTGCCCGGATTGGTCCTTTTTTGACCTTGATCCCTACTTTAGCCACCCGCTCCATCCCTGTAGGCGGAGATTCTGCCGTGCTGCCTGCACCTGATGTGCCGGAAGGCTTTACTCTCGCACCTTATCGCCAGGGACCGGCCTATTGTTTGGGAGGGGGATACCCAACCCCCACTGATGCCATGCGCTATTTAAAACGGGTGGAGCATGGGGATTATGCCCGTGCTGAAGAAGGTTTAGCATCCCTGCTGCCCCCTGAGGCCCGGAATCCCCGGGCCCTTCAGGGATTAGCCCTGAAAATTCTGGAGAAGTTTGCGGAAGAGGTAGCCAATGCTTTTTCGCTCTTGCATAAGGAATGGCAGGAGGAACCCGCCTATAAGGTGTGGGAGGTTCTCCATCCTCATAGTGCCAAGGATTTCTATATCTGGGTCAGCGGGGGCAGCGCCCGGGGGATCGCACCTTCCCTGGAGGATAAAGTCCACTTGCCTGTGCGCTTTACCCAGCATGCCGATGTCTCCAATGCTATCGGTGCGGCCTTAGCCCGGCCGACCCTATCCTGCACCCTGCATTTGGATACGACGATCCGCTCTTACCGGATTGAGGAATTTGGAGAACAGAGGGAATGGCTGGGTTCCAAACGCCCTCATAAAGAGGTTCAGGAATTCCTGCAGGAGATTGCCCGGGAGCGGGCCCGCACCATTGGCTTGAATCTCCATGAACTGGAGTTTAAGACTCAACCTTTTGATTTTTTCCCAGTTGTTAAAGGTTACGCAACCGTTGGTCAAATAATCCGGGGTTCTGTGGTGGTACCTCCGGGAGTGGTTGGGAGGCTTGAGGTATGA
- the miaA gene encoding tRNA (adenosine(37)-N6)-dimethylallyltransferase MiaA, with amino-acid sequence MKPLIIIVGPTAVGKTALGVALAQALQGEIISGDSVQVYRKLDIGSAKPTLAEQGNVPHYLLDALDPAEPFTVAQFQTLANQSIQDIQSRGKVPIVVGGTGLYIRSLIDPFQFAEHGSESIRSFWTAFLSEQGKEALHRELAKRDPLSAQRLHLNDTVRIIRALEMCQLTGKPFSEIRGNQDMNYPPLPPSLLYVGLTAPREIIYERINRRCEQMVAAGLIEETHNLIKEGYSPKLKPLQSIGYRHALLYLYGKVTLPEMMRIFQRDTRHFAKRQLTWFRRDPRVVWYDTYSGNLTNILESLIGTCSGMESRVE; translated from the coding sequence ATGAAACCCTTGATCATCATTGTAGGACCTACAGCCGTAGGCAAGACAGCTCTTGGGGTTGCCCTTGCCCAAGCTCTCCAGGGTGAGATTATCTCCGGGGACTCCGTTCAGGTCTATCGCAAACTGGATATTGGGTCAGCCAAGCCAACTTTGGCCGAACAAGGCAATGTACCCCATTATCTGCTGGACGCTTTGGATCCGGCTGAACCATTCACAGTGGCTCAGTTCCAGACTTTGGCCAATCAATCTATCCAGGATATCCAAAGCCGGGGCAAGGTGCCGATTGTTGTCGGCGGGACAGGTCTTTACATCCGCTCTTTAATCGACCCTTTCCAATTTGCCGAGCACGGCTCAGAGTCTATCCGCAGCTTCTGGACCGCCTTTCTCTCTGAACAAGGGAAAGAGGCTCTGCACCGGGAGCTGGCCAAAAGGGATCCTCTCAGTGCCCAGCGTCTCCATCTCAATGATACGGTCCGGATTATCCGGGCCCTGGAAATGTGTCAATTAACCGGTAAGCCCTTTTCCGAAATCCGCGGCAATCAAGACATGAATTATCCGCCTTTGCCACCTTCGCTTCTCTATGTAGGACTAACTGCACCAAGGGAAATCATTTATGAGCGCATCAATCGCCGTTGTGAACAGATGGTGGCCGCGGGGCTGATCGAGGAAACCCACAATTTAATCAAAGAAGGCTATTCCCCAAAACTTAAGCCTTTGCAAAGCATTGGTTACCGGCACGCTTTACTCTATCTTTATGGTAAGGTAACCCTTCCGGAGATGATGAGAATTTTTCAAAGGGATACCCGGCATTTTGCCAAGCGTCAGCTCACTTGGTTCCGCAGGGATCCGCGGGTGGTTTGGTATGATACTTACAGCGGGAATTTGACAAATATTCTTGAATCTTTGATTGGCACTTGCAGTGGGATGGAAAGTCGTGTAGAATAG
- the hfq gene encoding RNA chaperone Hfq: MNKAPINLQDTFLNQVRKENMPVTIYLVNGFQLKGLVRGFDNFTVVIEFEGKQQMVYKHAISTVMPLRPINLVAASQASAEER, translated from the coding sequence ATGAATAAAGCGCCCATCAATTTACAGGATACCTTTTTAAACCAAGTCCGAAAAGAGAATATGCCGGTCACGATTTACTTAGTGAATGGCTTTCAATTAAAAGGTCTGGTCCGCGGATTTGATAATTTTACAGTGGTCATTGAATTCGAAGGTAAACAGCAAATGGTCTACAAACATGCTATTTCAACCGTCATGCCGCTTCGTCCTATTAATTTGGTCGCTGCTTCCCAGGCCTCGGCAGAGGAACGTTAA
- a CDS encoding class I SAM-dependent methyltransferase, with protein sequence MNHATVIVNITHPRDPDLQKKSLWFSEQPGITLLTSSPKSLAGAVEEPPYPILHITRKGIYLEAGDHPLHFHPSMALLRVMQIIRGEGDRFLEAVDLQAGDVFLDATFGLGTDALVAAAQVGAQGKVIGIEHSPILAALVKDGLKSLAQGEYPRVQNPDKVKAWQALAEAAQRIEVLWGNHLELLTGYPTAFADVVYFDPMFRHTREKSASIRPLHEVANSGSLQGETVVEACRVAKRRVVLKERKASREFSRLGFAIQEGGNYSHVDYGIIHKEGAGS encoded by the coding sequence ATGAACCACGCGACGGTCATCGTTAACATCACCCATCCCAGGGATCCGGATTTGCAGAAAAAATCTCTTTGGTTTTCTGAACAACCCGGCATTACCTTACTGACTTCCTCCCCGAAGTCCCTGGCCGGGGCGGTTGAGGAGCCGCCTTATCCGATCCTCCACATTACCCGCAAAGGAATCTATCTGGAAGCAGGGGACCATCCTTTGCATTTTCATCCCAGTATGGCCTTGCTGCGGGTTATGCAAATCATTAGAGGAGAAGGGGATCGTTTTCTGGAGGCCGTTGACCTCCAGGCAGGGGATGTCTTTTTAGATGCCACATTCGGTTTGGGAACGGATGCTTTGGTAGCTGCTGCTCAAGTCGGAGCTCAGGGTAAGGTCATCGGCATAGAACATTCGCCCATTTTAGCAGCTCTGGTGAAGGACGGGTTAAAGTCCCTGGCGCAGGGGGAGTATCCCCGCGTCCAAAACCCGGACAAAGTCAAAGCCTGGCAGGCCTTGGCTGAAGCGGCTCAGCGCATTGAGGTTCTGTGGGGTAACCATCTTGAACTGCTGACCGGCTATCCGACCGCCTTTGCCGATGTGGTCTACTTTGACCCCATGTTTCGCCACACCAGGGAAAAAAGCGCCTCCATCCGCCCTTTGCATGAGGTTGCCAATTCGGGCTCCTTACAGGGTGAAACTGTTGTCGAAGCCTGCCGTGTAGCCAAAAGACGGGTGGTGCTGAAAGAGCGGAAAGCAAGCCGGGAATTCAGCCGCTTAGGGTTTGCAATTCAAGAAGGGGGGAACTATAGTCATGTAGACTATGGGATAATCCACAAAGAAGGAGCCGGTTCATGA
- the typA gene encoding translational GTPase TypA, whose protein sequence is MKSMNIRNIAIIAHVDHGKTTLVDAMLRQSGTFRANQNVMERVMDSNDLERERGITILSKNTAVNWLDTKINIVDTPGHADFGGEVERVLKMVNGVLLIVDSFEGPMPQTRFVLRKALELKLVPIVVINKIDRPDARPAEVVDEVLDLFIELGADEEQLDFPVVYASARDGLAGLDPDQLTDSLEPLFSVVLEHIPAPNVDVEAPLQLLVTTLDYDDYVGKIVIGRIVRGKVHQGESITLIKRDGVLERAKIGKVYTYEGLKRIDVPEAEAGEIVALTGLTTANIGETVADANNPEALPVIEVDEPTLNMNFIVNNSPFAGLEGEFVTSRKLRERLFKEIETNVSLRVEETDSADSFKVSGRGELHLSILIENMRREGYELQVSKPEVIYKMIDGEKCEPIEYLICDIPETAMGTVIELLGKRKAEMINMAHISQTQMRVEFKVPARGLIGFRGDFLTETRGEGIMSHVFHGYEPYKGEIPGRSRGVLIAFETGEATTYGLHSAQERGIIFIDPGTKIYEGMIVGESNREQDIEVNVARKKHVTNMRASNSEEALRLEKAKVFTLEQALEYIDDDELVEITPKSVRLRKKHLDKNARVRYAKSLASNSAK, encoded by the coding sequence ATGAAATCAATGAATATTCGTAATATCGCCATCATCGCTCACGTTGACCATGGCAAAACAACCCTAGTTGATGCAATGCTCAGACAAAGCGGAACCTTCCGCGCCAATCAAAATGTTATGGAGCGGGTTATGGACTCCAATGACCTGGAACGGGAGAGAGGGATTACTATTCTCTCCAAGAATACAGCGGTTAATTGGTTGGATACAAAAATCAATATTGTGGATACACCAGGTCATGCCGATTTTGGCGGTGAAGTGGAACGGGTCTTGAAGATGGTGAACGGGGTGCTCCTGATTGTGGATTCCTTTGAAGGGCCCATGCCCCAAACACGCTTTGTGTTAAGAAAAGCTTTGGAGCTGAAGCTTGTTCCCATCGTCGTGATTAATAAGATTGACCGTCCTGATGCTCGTCCTGCTGAAGTGGTGGATGAGGTCCTGGACTTATTTATCGAATTAGGTGCCGATGAGGAGCAACTGGATTTTCCCGTGGTCTACGCTTCGGCCCGGGATGGGTTGGCCGGACTGGATCCCGACCAACTCACCGATAGCCTGGAACCCCTTTTCAGTGTGGTGCTGGAGCATATTCCCGCTCCCAATGTGGATGTGGAAGCCCCTCTGCAGCTCCTGGTTACGACCCTTGATTATGACGACTATGTAGGCAAGATCGTGATCGGCCGCATTGTCCGCGGCAAGGTCCACCAGGGAGAAAGTATCACCCTGATCAAACGGGATGGTGTTTTGGAGCGGGCTAAAATCGGCAAGGTCTATACCTATGAAGGGTTGAAACGTATCGATGTGCCCGAGGCAGAGGCTGGAGAGATCGTGGCCCTTACCGGCTTGACCACTGCCAATATCGGGGAAACCGTAGCCGATGCCAATAATCCGGAAGCTCTGCCGGTGATTGAAGTGGATGAACCCACTTTGAATATGAATTTTATTGTTAATAACAGCCCTTTTGCCGGACTGGAAGGGGAATTTGTAACCTCCCGTAAATTAAGGGAGCGCTTATTCAAAGAGATCGAGACCAATGTGAGCCTTCGTGTGGAAGAAACAGATTCGGCCGATTCCTTTAAGGTATCCGGCCGGGGGGAGCTCCATCTATCCATTTTAATTGAGAATATGCGCAGGGAAGGCTATGAGCTTCAGGTTTCCAAGCCCGAGGTGATCTATAAGATGATTGACGGGGAGAAATGTGAACCGATTGAGTATCTTATCTGTGATATTCCGGAAACCGCTATGGGAACGGTCATTGAATTGCTGGGGAAACGGAAAGCGGAAATGATCAATATGGCCCATATTTCCCAGACCCAGATGCGGGTGGAATTCAAAGTTCCCGCTCGGGGGCTGATCGGCTTTCGGGGGGATTTCCTGACCGAAACCCGGGGGGAAGGGATCATGAGCCATGTTTTCCACGGTTATGAGCCCTATAAAGGCGAAATACCGGGTAGAAGCCGGGGGGTTTTGATCGCGTTTGAGACCGGCGAGGCGACAACCTATGGGCTGCATTCCGCTCAAGAACGGGGCATCATCTTTATTGACCCCGGTACCAAGATTTATGAAGGCATGATTGTGGGGGAAAGCAACCGGGAACAGGACATCGAAGTCAATGTGGCCAGAAAAAAACATGTTACCAATATGCGTGCCAGCAACTCTGAGGAAGCCCTTCGTTTAGAGAAAGCAAAAGTCTTTACCTTGGAGCAGGCCTTGGAATATATTGATGATGATGAGCTGGTGGAGATCACACCGAAGAGCGTTCGCTTGCGGAAAAAGCACCTCGACAAGAATGCCCGTGTCCGCTATGCTAAATCCCTGGCCTCCAACAGCGCAAAATGA